A genome region from Solanum pennellii chromosome 12, SPENNV200 includes the following:
- the LOC107005871 gene encoding probable xyloglucan 6-xylosyltransferase 5 — MGQESTFTAQKRAGALPTTVTANGGVRGRSPNVLPRGRQIDRTFNNVKITILCGFVTILVLRGTIGIGNVSSSEAEAENQHLIEETNRILSDIRSDKDPDDPAGDQPETFMSLSDTYILGPKIANWDKDRKMWLQNNPEFPNFVNGKPRVLLVTGSPPNPCDNAIGDHYLLKAIKNKIDYCRIHGIEILYNLAHLEKEMAGYWAKLPLIRRLMLSHPEVEWIWWMDSDALFTDMVFEMPFSKYDRHNLVIHGYPDLLFDQKSWIALNTGSFLFRNCQWFLDLLDAWAPMGPKGPIRDEAGKILTAYLKGRPAFEADDQSALIYLLVSQKDKWMPKVFVENSYYLHGYWAGLVDRYEEMIEKYHPGLGDERWPFVTHFVGCKPCGSYGDYPVERCLKSMERAFNFADNQVLNLYGFKHKGLLSPNVKRIRNETDQPLQYVDQLDVRHAKPKHMGT, encoded by the coding sequence ATGGGCCAAGAAAGCACATTTACAGCTCAAAAAAGAGCCGGAGCACTCCCTACAACCGTCACGGCCAACGGCGGTGTCCGTGGCCGCTCTCCCAACGTATTACCACGCGGCCGTCAGATCGACCGTACTTTCAACAATGTCAAAATCACCATCCTTTGCGGTTTCGTCACTATCCTTGTACTCCGTGGCACCATTGGTATCGGCAACGTTTCATCCTCGGAAGCAGAGGCTGAAAATCAGCATCTAATAGAAGAAACTAATCGGATCCTCTCCGATATCCGTTCCGATAAGGACCCTGATGATCCAGCAGGAGATCAACCTGAGACTTTCATGAGTCTTAGTGACACTTACATTTTAGGGCCCAAAATTGCTAATTGGGATAAAGACCGGAAAATGTGGCTTCAGAATAATCCAGAATTTCCCAATTTTGTTAATGGTAAGCCTCGGGTTTTACTTGTAACTGGGTCTCCTCCGAATCCTTGTGACAATGCAATTGGGGATCATTATCTGTTGAAGGCAATAAAAAACAAGATTGATTATTGCCGGATTCATGGTATtgaaattttgtataatttagcTCATTTGGAAAAGGAAATGGCTGGTTACTGGGCCAAACTTCCATTGATTCGTAGACTCATGTTGTCTCATCCTGAAGTAGAGTGGATTTGGTGGATGGATAGTGATGCTTTGTTTACTGACATGGTTTTTGAGATGCCTTTCTCAAAGTATGATCGTCATAATCTTGTTATTCATGGATACCCAGATTTATTGTTTGATCAGAAATCATGGATTGCATTGAATACAGGTAGTTTTCTTTTTAGGAATTGCCAGTGGTTTCTTGATTTGTTGGATGCTTGGGCCCCAATGGGACCTAAAGGTCCCATCCGCGACGAAGCTGGCAAGATTTTGACAGCTTATTTAAAGGGTAGACCCGCATTTGAAGCCGATGATCAGTCTGCCTTAATTTACTTGTTGGTATCACAGAAGGATAAATGGATGCCCAAGGTGTTCGTTGAGAATTCGTATTATCTACATGGATATTGGGCCGGGCTAGTTGATAGGTACGAAGAGATGATTGAGAAGTACCATCCTGGTTTAGGTGATGAGAGATGGCCATTTGTTACACATTTTGTAGGGTGCAAGCCTTGTGGGAGTTATGGAGATTACCCCGTTGAGAGATGCTTGAAAAGCATGGAGAGGGCTTTCAATTTTGCGGATAATCAAGTGCTTAACTTGTATGGCTTCAAACATAAGGGGTTGTTGAGTCCCAACGTCAAAAGGATTAGAAATGAAACTGATCAACCGCTGCAGTACGTAGATCAGTTAGATGTTCGACATGCAAAGCCCAAGCACATGGGAACTTAG
- the LOC107005447 gene encoding uncharacterized protein LOC107005447, which produces MSSSSSPTRSQGERARSFDAEAKRMCWAKAETVPGRHPERWRKDSAGNILCKRLFNCQGCLCFEYDHIIPFSKGGESIAENCQILQTRVNRLKSNKDEIDISRLKSYSCDIKFTDRELDVIEMAVYGDVLRPGKQCRCRTVAEMLGQYKSNDRAAPCKLPYADESL; this is translated from the exons ATGAGCTCTTCAAGCTCACCTACTCGATCTCAAGGAGAGAGAGCAAGAAGTTTTGACGCTGAAGCTAAAAGGATGTGCTGGGCCAAGGCTGAGACCGTACCAGGTCGACATCCTGAACGCTGGCGGAAAGATTCCGCCGGAAACATTCTCTGCAAACGCCTCTTCAATTGTCAAGGCTGTCTTTGCTTTGAATATGATCACATCATTCCCTTTTCGAAAG GGGGTGAGTCCATAGCAGAGAATTGTCAGATCCTTCAGACAAGGGTGAACCGACTTAAATCTAATAAGGATGAGATTGATATTAGTCGGTTAAAAAGCTACTCCTGTGATATCAAGTTCACTG ATAGAGAGCTGGATGTTATTGAAATGGCTGTTTATGGGGATGTTCTCCGACCTGGAAAGCAATGCCGTTGTAGAACTGTTGCTGAAATGCTAGGCCAATATAAGTCAAACGACCGGGCTGCTCCCTGCAAGTTACCATATGCTGATGAATCCTTATAG